In Agromyces sp. G08B096, a genomic segment contains:
- a CDS encoding dihydrolipoamide acetyltransferase family protein, which translates to MSEIRFPLPDVGEGLTEAEIVQWRVSPGDRIALDQVFVEIETAKSLVELPSAFEGVVSELLVEEGTTVDVGTPILVIQTDASAPVSPADHAPTTGQTAPDPAAAPAAAAQVAAPAAPAPVSPAATAPASAATEESGGAVLVGHGSQGPSRSRRRRHPSPGGAHEKLAASVPSTPPVVEQVVPEAAPAPAGTAAARPLQGAAPHHVPVIAKPPIRKLAKDLGVDLSKVMPTGPIGDVTREDVIREATQASVFRNIQTPETPADRESRIPVKGVRKAIANAMVQSAYSAPHVSVFVDVDATRTMEYVKRLKASPDYAGVKVSPLLIMAKAIIWAVRRNPTVNAQWTDEEIVVKHFVNLGIAAATPRGLIVPNVKEAQAMTMVELATALEQLTLTAREGKTQPAEMQGGTITITNIGVFGMDTGTPILNPGEVAIVALGTIKQKPWVVDGEVRPRYVTTIGGSFDHRVVDGDVASRFLADVASIIEEPALLLE; encoded by the coding sequence ATGAGCGAGATCCGGTTCCCCCTGCCCGACGTCGGCGAGGGGCTGACGGAGGCCGAGATCGTGCAGTGGCGGGTCTCTCCCGGTGATCGCATCGCGCTCGACCAGGTCTTCGTCGAGATCGAGACCGCGAAGTCGCTCGTGGAGCTTCCGAGCGCATTCGAGGGCGTGGTCTCCGAGCTGCTGGTCGAGGAGGGCACGACGGTCGACGTCGGGACGCCGATCCTGGTGATCCAGACGGATGCCTCCGCCCCGGTCTCGCCGGCGGATCACGCGCCGACCACCGGCCAGACGGCCCCGGACCCGGCCGCTGCGCCCGCGGCCGCCGCGCAGGTGGCGGCACCTGCTGCTCCGGCCCCGGTGTCGCCCGCGGCGACCGCCCCGGCATCGGCCGCGACCGAGGAGTCCGGTGGCGCCGTGCTCGTCGGCCACGGCAGCCAGGGCCCGTCGCGGAGCCGCCGCCGGCGGCACCCGTCGCCTGGCGGCGCGCACGAGAAGCTCGCCGCTTCGGTGCCGTCGACGCCGCCCGTCGTCGAGCAGGTCGTGCCGGAGGCCGCGCCGGCACCCGCCGGCACGGCGGCCGCCCGGCCGCTGCAGGGAGCCGCGCCGCACCACGTGCCGGTGATCGCGAAGCCGCCGATCCGGAAGCTCGCGAAGGACCTCGGCGTCGACCTGTCGAAGGTCATGCCGACCGGGCCGATCGGCGATGTGACGCGCGAAGACGTGATCCGCGAGGCGACGCAGGCCAGTGTGTTCCGAAACATCCAGACCCCCGAGACGCCCGCCGATCGCGAGAGCCGTATCCCGGTGAAGGGCGTGCGGAAGGCCATCGCCAACGCGATGGTCCAGAGTGCATACTCCGCGCCACATGTATCCGTCTTCGTCGACGTGGATGCCACGCGCACGATGGAGTACGTGAAGCGCCTGAAGGCGTCGCCCGACTACGCGGGTGTGAAGGTGTCGCCGCTGCTCATCATGGCGAAGGCGATCATCTGGGCGGTTCGCCGCAACCCGACGGTCAACGCGCAGTGGACCGACGAGGAGATCGTCGTGAAGCACTTCGTGAACCTCGGCATCGCCGCAGCGACGCCCCGTGGGCTCATCGTGCCGAACGTCAAGGAAGCGCAGGCCATGACGATGGTCGAGCTCGCCACCGCCCTCGAGCAGCTGACGCTGACCGCCCGCGAGGGCAAGACCCAGCCGGCCGAGATGCAGGGTGGGACGATCACCATCACGAACATCGGGGTGTTCGGCATGGACACGGGCACGCCGATCCTGAACCCGGGCGAGGTCGCCATCGTGGCGCTCGGCACGATCAAGCAGAAGCCCTGGGTGGTCGACGGCGAGGTACGACCCCGCTACGTGACCACGATCGGCGGGTCGTTCGATCACCGCGTGGTCGATGGGGACGTCGCGAGCCGGTTCCTCGCGGACGTGGCCTCGATCATCGAGGAGCCGGCGCTCCTGCTGGAATAG
- a CDS encoding histidinol-phosphate transaminase, which yields MTAPEPAPAAVRLRAEIAALPPYRQGRPAPADGFKLSSNENPFEPLPSVRDAVAATAATINRYPDATALALRERLAERFGVSADEVLVGAGSVSLLAAFIQAAAGAGDEVVYSWRSFEAYPGLVTVSGATSVQVPNRADHGHELDAMAAAITERTRVAIVCSPNNPTGVVVTAAEFESFMRQVPSDLLVLLDEAYVEFVRDEASVDGRTLIGRYPNLVILRTFSKAYGLAGLRVGYAIGPVAVLDAARATLIPLSVTAASTAAALASLEPAAEPELLARVDEIAGRRDRLVAALRADGWPVPAAQGNFVWLPTGEATDQVAEALWNAGVVARPFAGDGIRVSVGEPDSLDTLVAAIKPLAPGSSL from the coding sequence GTGACCGCACCGGAGCCCGCCCCCGCCGCTGTGCGCCTTCGCGCCGAGATCGCCGCCCTGCCGCCGTACCGGCAGGGCCGTCCCGCCCCGGCCGACGGTTTCAAGCTGTCGAGCAACGAGAACCCGTTCGAGCCGCTGCCGTCGGTGCGCGACGCCGTCGCGGCGACCGCCGCGACCATCAACCGCTACCCCGACGCCACCGCCCTCGCACTCCGTGAGCGGCTGGCCGAGCGATTCGGCGTCTCGGCCGACGAGGTGCTCGTCGGCGCCGGCTCCGTCTCGCTGCTCGCGGCGTTCATCCAGGCCGCCGCGGGCGCGGGCGACGAGGTCGTCTACTCGTGGCGCTCCTTCGAGGCCTACCCGGGGCTCGTCACCGTGTCCGGGGCGACCAGCGTGCAGGTGCCGAACCGCGCCGACCACGGCCACGAGCTCGACGCGATGGCGGCCGCGATCACCGAGCGCACGAGGGTCGCGATCGTCTGCTCCCCCAACAACCCCACGGGCGTCGTGGTCACCGCCGCGGAGTTCGAGTCCTTCATGCGGCAGGTGCCGAGCGACCTGCTCGTCCTCCTCGACGAGGCGTACGTCGAGTTCGTCCGCGACGAGGCATCCGTCGACGGGCGCACGCTCATCGGGCGCTACCCGAACCTCGTGATCCTCCGCACGTTCTCGAAGGCCTACGGCCTCGCCGGTCTCCGCGTCGGCTACGCGATCGGGCCGGTCGCGGTGCTCGACGCGGCCCGCGCCACCCTCATCCCGCTCAGCGTCACCGCCGCCTCCACGGCGGCCGCGCTCGCCTCGCTCGAGCCCGCCGCCGAGCCCGAGCTGCTCGCGCGCGTCGACGAGATCGCGGGCCGCCGCGATCGGCTCGTGGCGGCGCTCCGCGCCGACGGCTGGCCGGTGCCGGCCGCCCAGGGCAACTTCGTGTGGCTGCCGACGGGCGAGGCGACCGATCAGGTCGCCGAGGCGCTCTGGAACGCGGGCGTCGTGGCGCGTCCCTTCGCGGGTGACGGCATCCGCGTGAGCGTCGGCGAGCCCGACTCCCTCGACACCCTCGTGGCGGCCATCAAGCCGCTGGCACCAGGCTCGTCGCTGTAG
- a CDS encoding GNAT family N-acetyltransferase, translating into MDTTTSPLTLHPFTLADAERIRSGEVDPHDGWEGGYSFIDEPELIDQYVAAVREGGDPAPFGPYLVRRGADGAAIGGVNIFGPVGDDGAVEFAFGLVPAVRGQGLAVHAVLEALALIRNAGGVLARAEAEIANVPARRALEAAGLSEVARSGDAIVYECRL; encoded by the coding sequence GTGGATACGACGACGTCCCCCCTCACGTTGCATCCGTTCACCCTCGCCGACGCCGAGCGCATCCGCTCCGGCGAGGTCGATCCGCATGACGGCTGGGAAGGGGGGTACTCCTTCATCGACGAGCCCGAGCTCATCGACCAGTACGTGGCCGCCGTACGCGAAGGCGGCGATCCCGCGCCCTTCGGGCCCTACCTCGTGCGGCGGGGCGCCGACGGCGCGGCCATCGGCGGCGTCAACATCTTCGGCCCGGTCGGCGACGACGGTGCGGTCGAGTTCGCCTTCGGGCTGGTCCCGGCCGTGAGGGGCCAGGGGCTCGCGGTGCACGCCGTCCTCGAAGCGCTCGCGCTGATCCGGAACGCCGGGGGAGTGCTCGCCCGCGCCGAGGCCGAGATCGCGAACGTACCCGCGCGGCGCGCGCTCGAGGCCGCCGGCCTGTCGGAGGTCGCCCGGTCGGGCGACGCCATCGTCTACGAGTGCCGCCTCTGA
- a CDS encoding phage holin family protein: MRFIVKLIVVAFALWLTTLIVSGVKVVPWEDTTVATVLTYLLIALIFGLVNAIVGGFIRIVAFPIYVITLGLISFIVNGLLLLLVDWISDLMGFGLQVDGFWWGVLGALVLGLISWLIGLIVRPAKD; encoded by the coding sequence ATGCGCTTCATCGTCAAGCTCATCGTCGTCGCCTTCGCGCTGTGGCTCACCACGCTCATCGTCTCGGGCGTCAAGGTCGTGCCGTGGGAGGACACGACGGTCGCCACCGTGCTCACGTACCTGCTCATCGCGCTGATCTTCGGCCTGGTGAACGCCATCGTCGGCGGCTTCATCCGCATCGTGGCCTTCCCGATCTACGTGATCACACTCGGCCTCATCTCGTTCATCGTCAACGGCCTGCTGCTGCTGCTCGTGGACTGGATCTCCGACCTCATGGGCTTCGGACTGCAGGTCGACGGGTTCTGGTGGGGCGTGCTCGGTGCGCTCGTGCTCGGGCTCATCAGCTGGCTGATCGGGCTCATCGTGCGCCCGGCGAAGGACTGA
- a CDS encoding metal ABC transporter ATP-binding protein yields the protein MSRAAPVLRLRGAAYTHPGGAGVRGLDFDILPGEAVALIGPNGAGKSTLLGGLLGLVPRTAGVVEYGGASHASIGMIGFLPQSAELDPDFPISLEQVVMQGRYRRLGLFRWPGRADREAVRAALDAVGLTELAPRRFGDLSGGQRQRGLLARALASEPSLLLLDEPFNGLDQQNRDALIETLRGLKARGVAVLVSTHDLELARVVCDTVVLVNGEQLAHGPVDEVLTLGNLQECFEGTEIEIDEHTLVVPGHEGY from the coding sequence ATGAGTCGTGCCGCTCCAGTCCTTCGCCTGCGGGGTGCCGCCTACACGCACCCGGGCGGCGCGGGCGTGCGCGGGCTCGACTTCGACATCCTCCCCGGTGAGGCCGTCGCCCTGATCGGCCCGAACGGCGCCGGCAAGTCGACGCTGCTCGGCGGGCTGCTCGGCCTCGTGCCGCGCACGGCGGGTGTCGTGGAATACGGCGGCGCGTCGCATGCCTCGATCGGCATGATCGGGTTCCTGCCGCAGTCGGCCGAGCTCGACCCCGACTTCCCGATCAGCCTCGAGCAGGTCGTGATGCAGGGTCGATACCGGCGGCTCGGGCTGTTCCGCTGGCCGGGTCGCGCCGATCGCGAGGCCGTGCGCGCCGCCCTCGACGCCGTCGGCCTCACCGAGCTGGCGCCGCGGAGGTTCGGCGATCTGTCGGGCGGGCAGCGCCAGCGCGGACTCCTCGCCCGGGCGCTCGCCTCCGAGCCCAGCCTGCTGCTGCTCGACGAGCCCTTCAACGGCCTCGACCAGCAGAACCGCGACGCGCTCATCGAGACCCTCCGCGGCCTCAAGGCTCGCGGGGTCGCGGTGCTCGTGTCGACGCACGACCTCGAGCTCGCGCGCGTGGTGTGCGACACGGTCGTGCTCGTCAACGGCGAGCAGCTCGCGCACGGACCGGTCGACGAGGTGCTGACGCTCGGCAACCTCCAGGAGTGCTTCGAGGGCACCGAGATCGAGATCGACGAGCACACGCTCGTCGTGCCCGGTCACGAGGGGTACTGA
- a CDS encoding metal ABC transporter substrate-binding protein produces MRRTRRPVPMPARAGLATAAVAAAALGLAGCAGGEASAQGDGPQIVATTTQVGDFTRTLVGEQGEVTQLLQAGQSAHSFDPSAAQLRALADADALVVNGAGLESWVEDAVEASGFDGVLVDASEGIELAATEEHDHDHAGADDATDEHEGESAEEHAEHADEHGHDHGAGNPHIWTDPALAETMVENIAHGLAEVPGLDADELEANEADYLAQLEALDAWIAENVEQVPVAERLLVTNHDAFTYFLDAYDITFVGSVIPSFDDNAEPSAAEIDELVERIRSTGVAAVFSEASISPKAAETIAREADVTVYSGEDALYGDSLGVAGSEGETYIGSQLHNVRLILESWGVEPSAVPSALQG; encoded by the coding sequence ATGCGCCGAACCCGCCGACCCGTCCCCATGCCCGCCCGCGCCGGTCTCGCGACCGCTGCCGTCGCCGCCGCGGCGCTCGGCCTGGCGGGATGCGCCGGGGGAGAGGCATCCGCTCAGGGCGACGGGCCGCAGATCGTCGCCACCACGACGCAGGTGGGCGACTTCACGCGCACCCTCGTGGGGGAGCAGGGCGAGGTGACGCAGCTGCTGCAGGCCGGACAGAGCGCGCACTCGTTCGATCCGTCGGCGGCGCAGCTCCGTGCGCTGGCCGACGCCGACGCGCTCGTCGTCAACGGCGCGGGGCTCGAGTCCTGGGTCGAGGACGCGGTCGAGGCCTCGGGCTTCGACGGGGTGCTCGTCGACGCGAGCGAGGGCATCGAGCTCGCCGCCACCGAGGAGCACGACCACGACCACGCCGGTGCGGACGATGCGACCGACGAGCACGAGGGCGAGAGCGCCGAGGAGCACGCCGAACACGCCGACGAGCACGGCCACGACCATGGTGCCGGCAACCCGCACATCTGGACCGACCCCGCCCTGGCGGAGACGATGGTCGAGAACATCGCGCACGGCCTCGCCGAGGTGCCCGGCCTCGACGCAGACGAGCTCGAGGCGAACGAGGCCGACTACCTCGCCCAGCTCGAGGCGCTCGACGCCTGGATCGCGGAGAACGTCGAGCAGGTGCCCGTCGCCGAGCGTCTGCTCGTGACCAACCACGACGCGTTCACCTACTTCCTCGACGCGTACGACATCACCTTCGTCGGCAGCGTCATCCCGAGCTTCGACGACAACGCCGAGCCGAGCGCCGCCGAGATCGACGAACTCGTCGAGCGCATCCGCTCGACGGGCGTCGCGGCCGTGTTCTCCGAGGCATCCATCTCGCCGAAGGCGGCGGAGACGATCGCCCGCGAGGCGGACGTGACCGTCTACTCCGGCGAGGACGCCCTCTACGGCGACTCGCTGGGCGTCGCCGGCAGCGAGGGCGAGACCTACATCGGCAGCCAGCTGCACAACGTGCGGCTGATCCTCGAGTCGTGGGGCGTCGAGCCTTCCGCGGTGCCCTCGGCACTGCAAGGATGA
- the purB gene encoding adenylosuccinate lyase, whose protein sequence is MMSLPPQPLSPLDGRYRAAVGGLGEHLSEAGLNRARVHVEVEWLIAQTDRGFFGTSPLDAAQKEALRGIVADFGQDAIDELATLEATTRHDVKAVEYYVRRRLSALGLDAIAELTHFACTSEDINNLSYAITVRDAVEQVWLPKLREVVEALAALAREHRDAAMLSRTHGQPATPSTMGKELAVFAHRLRRIERQIEQTEYLGKFSGATGTFSAHVVAAPDVSWPEVSREFVESLGLTWNPLTTQIESHDWQAELYGKVSHANRVLHNLATDIWTYISLGYFRQIPAAGATGSSTMPHKVNPIRFENAEANLELSSAVLDSLAATLVTSRLQRDLTDSSAQRNIGVGFGHSLLALDNIQRGLGEIDLDRALLLDDLDHNWEVLGEAIQTVIRAEVVAGRSTISDPYALLKELTRGKRVGAEELAAFVEGLEIGDAAKQRLLALTPASYVGLADELVDAL, encoded by the coding sequence ATGATGTCGCTGCCTCCCCAGCCGCTCAGCCCCCTCGACGGACGTTACCGCGCAGCGGTCGGCGGGCTCGGCGAGCACCTCTCGGAGGCCGGCCTGAACCGGGCACGCGTGCACGTCGAGGTCGAGTGGCTCATCGCCCAGACCGACCGCGGGTTCTTCGGCACGTCGCCCCTCGACGCCGCGCAGAAGGAGGCACTCCGCGGGATCGTCGCCGACTTCGGCCAGGACGCGATCGACGAGCTCGCCACCCTCGAGGCCACCACCCGCCACGACGTGAAGGCCGTCGAGTACTACGTGCGCCGCCGCCTCTCGGCACTCGGCCTCGACGCCATCGCCGAGCTCACCCATTTCGCCTGCACCAGCGAGGACATCAACAACCTCTCCTACGCGATCACGGTGCGCGACGCGGTCGAGCAGGTGTGGCTGCCGAAGCTGCGCGAGGTCGTCGAAGCGCTGGCCGCCCTCGCCCGCGAGCACCGGGATGCCGCGATGCTGAGCCGCACGCACGGGCAGCCGGCCACCCCGTCGACGATGGGCAAGGAGCTCGCGGTGTTCGCCCACCGGCTCCGCCGCATCGAGCGCCAGATCGAGCAGACCGAGTACCTCGGCAAGTTCTCCGGTGCGACCGGCACGTTCTCGGCGCACGTCGTCGCGGCGCCGGATGTCTCGTGGCCCGAGGTCTCGCGCGAATTCGTCGAGTCGCTCGGCCTGACGTGGAATCCGCTCACCACGCAGATCGAGTCGCACGACTGGCAGGCCGAGCTCTACGGCAAGGTCTCGCACGCGAACCGGGTGCTGCACAACCTCGCGACCGACATCTGGACCTACATCTCCCTCGGCTACTTCCGCCAGATCCCCGCAGCCGGGGCGACGGGCTCCTCGACGATGCCGCACAAGGTCAACCCGATCCGGTTCGAGAACGCCGAGGCGAATCTCGAGCTCAGCTCGGCCGTGCTCGACTCCCTCGCCGCCACGCTCGTCACCTCCCGGCTGCAGCGCGACCTCACCGACTCGAGCGCGCAGCGCAACATCGGGGTCGGCTTCGGGCACTCGCTGCTCGCGCTCGACAACATCCAGCGCGGCCTCGGCGAGATCGACCTCGACCGGGCGCTGCTGCTCGACGACCTCGACCACAACTGGGAGGTGCTCGGCGAGGCCATCCAGACGGTCATCCGAGCCGAGGTGGTGGCCGGTCGCTCGACCATCTCCGACCCGTACGCGCTGCTGAAGGAGCTCACGCGCGGCAAGCGAGTCGGTGCGGAGGAGCTCGCGGCCTTCGTCGAGGGCCTCGAGATCGGGGATGCCGCGAAGCAGCGTCTGCTCGCGCTCACGCCCGCCTCGTACGTCGGCCTCGCCGACGAGCTCGTCGACGCGCTCTGA
- a CDS encoding aminoglycoside phosphotransferase family protein: protein MTDAPAPDVEVDEALVARLVREQHPDLAGDVRLVANGWDNAIFRLGERWAVRMPRRELGARLVAGEQLWLPELARMLPVAVPAPVRAGVPAAGYPYAWSIVPWFDGVDAASVTPAERTGAAADLAATVSALAVPAPREAPFNPYRGIPLAERDAGMRERFASPALAAAVAGTDVARLEHVWHVALAAPAYAGPPVWVHGDLHPANLLLRPDGALAAVLDFGDVTAGDPATDLATAWLTFDAAGRDVFRRELDAAGVTDASAWARARGWALVLATGIVTSVGVEGRLGTMALHALGQVLSDPAD, encoded by the coding sequence ATGACGGATGCCCCCGCCCCCGACGTCGAGGTCGACGAGGCGCTCGTCGCGCGGCTCGTGCGCGAGCAGCATCCCGATCTCGCGGGAGACGTGCGGCTGGTCGCGAACGGCTGGGACAACGCGATCTTCCGGCTGGGCGAGCGGTGGGCGGTGCGGATGCCGCGACGCGAGCTCGGCGCTCGCCTCGTGGCGGGCGAGCAGCTGTGGCTGCCGGAGCTGGCGCGGATGCTGCCTGTCGCCGTGCCGGCACCCGTTCGGGCGGGAGTCCCGGCCGCCGGCTACCCGTACGCGTGGAGCATCGTGCCGTGGTTCGACGGGGTCGACGCGGCATCCGTCACCCCTGCCGAGCGCACCGGCGCCGCGGCGGATCTCGCGGCGACGGTGAGCGCCCTCGCGGTCCCGGCGCCGCGTGAGGCTCCGTTCAATCCGTACCGCGGGATCCCGCTGGCGGAGCGCGATGCGGGGATGCGGGAGCGGTTCGCCTCCCCCGCGCTCGCCGCGGCGGTGGCGGGCACGGACGTCGCACGCCTCGAACACGTCTGGCACGTCGCGCTGGCGGCGCCCGCATACGCCGGCCCCCCGGTCTGGGTGCACGGCGACCTGCATCCCGCGAACCTGCTGCTGCGACCCGACGGCGCCCTCGCCGCGGTGCTCGACTTCGGCGACGTCACCGCGGGCGATCCGGCGACGGACCTCGCGACGGCGTGGCTGACGTTCGATGCGGCCGGACGGGACGTCTTCCGCCGCGAGCTCGACGCGGCGGGCGTGACGGATGCCTCCGCCTGGGCGCGCGCCCGCGGGTGGGCGCTCGTGCTGGCGACGGGGATCGTGACGAGCGTCGGGGTCGAGGGGCGTCTCGGCACGATGGCGCTGCATGCGCTCGGCCAGGTGCTGTCCGACCCGGCGGACTGA
- a CDS encoding low molecular weight protein-tyrosine-phosphatase: MTRADPAGAAAQPFRVSFVCTGNICRSPMAEVVLRSLAERAGLDGALAIESAATGDWHVGEQADRRTIDALERAGYDGSRHRARQFDPTTFPELDLVVAFDRGQARILRNWARSAVDQHKVRLLLEFDPELAHVQDVPDPYYSDAETFDRVLGMIERSTQSLFRQLAPALRQGIR; encoded by the coding sequence ATGACGCGAGCGGATCCCGCGGGGGCCGCCGCGCAGCCCTTCCGAGTGTCCTTCGTGTGCACCGGCAACATCTGCCGGTCGCCGATGGCCGAGGTGGTGCTGCGCTCCCTCGCCGAACGCGCGGGCCTCGACGGCGCCCTCGCGATCGAATCTGCCGCGACCGGCGACTGGCACGTCGGCGAGCAGGCCGACCGCCGGACCATCGACGCACTCGAACGCGCGGGCTACGACGGGTCACGGCACCGGGCGAGGCAGTTCGACCCGACGACGTTCCCCGAGCTCGACCTCGTCGTCGCATTCGACCGCGGGCAGGCGCGCATCCTCCGCAACTGGGCGCGCTCAGCCGTCGACCAGCACAAGGTGCGGCTGCTGCTCGAGTTCGACCCCGAGCTCGCCCACGTGCAGGACGTGCCCGACCCCTACTACTCCGACGCGGAAACCTTCGATCGAGTTCTTGGGATGATAGAGCGGTCGACTCAGTCGCTCTTCCGGCAACTCGCCCCCGCACTCAGACAAGGAATCCGATGA
- a CDS encoding alpha-ketoacid dehydrogenase subunit beta: MAKAITAGLREALRTDDKVLLMGEDIGSLGGVFRVTEGLKAEFGERRVLDTPLAESGIVGTAIGLAMRGYRPVLEIQFDGFIFPAFDQITTQLARQTLRHDGTVSMPIVIRVPYGGHIGSIEHHQESPEAYFAHTPGLRLVSPSNPHDAYWMIQEAIASNDPVLFFEPKSRYWPKGPVDLDHSGLPLHASRVVRQGTDVTVVGHGAMVATLLQAADIAAEEGTSLEVVDLRSLSPIDYGPLLDSVQRTGRLVVAQEAYGNVSVGSEIAATVAERAFYTLEAPVLRVSGFDTPFPPAALETEFLPSPDRVLEAVDRALAY, encoded by the coding sequence ATGGCCAAGGCGATCACCGCGGGCCTCCGCGAGGCACTGCGCACCGACGACAAGGTGCTGCTCATGGGCGAGGACATCGGCTCGCTCGGTGGCGTCTTCCGGGTCACCGAAGGCCTGAAGGCGGAGTTCGGCGAACGCCGCGTGCTCGACACGCCGCTCGCGGAGTCGGGCATCGTGGGCACGGCGATCGGGCTCGCGATGCGCGGGTACCGGCCGGTGCTGGAGATCCAGTTCGACGGGTTCATCTTCCCAGCGTTCGACCAGATCACCACCCAGCTGGCGCGTCAGACGCTGCGGCATGACGGCACGGTCTCGATGCCGATCGTCATCCGGGTGCCGTACGGCGGCCACATCGGCTCGATCGAGCACCACCAGGAGAGCCCCGAGGCCTATTTCGCGCACACGCCCGGGCTGCGCCTGGTGAGCCCGTCGAACCCGCACGACGCGTACTGGATGATCCAGGAGGCGATCGCCTCGAACGACCCGGTGCTGTTCTTCGAGCCGAAGAGCCGGTACTGGCCGAAGGGCCCGGTCGACCTCGACCACTCCGGTCTCCCGCTGCACGCGAGCCGGGTCGTCCGCCAGGGCACCGATGTGACGGTCGTCGGGCACGGCGCGATGGTCGCGACCCTGCTCCAGGCGGCGGACATCGCGGCTGAGGAGGGCACGAGCCTCGAGGTCGTCGACCTTCGCAGCCTCTCCCCCATCGACTACGGCCCGCTGCTCGACTCCGTCCAGCGCACCGGCCGGCTCGTGGTCGCGCAGGAGGCCTACGGCAACGTCTCGGTCGGGTCCGAGATCGCTGCGACGGTCGCGGAGCGGGCGTTCTACACGCTCGAGGCGCCGGTGCTCCGGGTCTCCGGCTTCGACACGCCGTTCCCGCCTGCCGCGCTCGAGACCGAGTTCCTGCCGAGCCCCGACCGCGTGCTCGAGGCCGTCGACCGGGCGCTGGCGTACTGA
- a CDS encoding thiamine pyrophosphate-dependent dehydrogenase E1 component subunit alpha encodes MAALDRDFSVPTLQLLNHEGELRPTPEAEQFLPVVEALADGELEQFYRDMVISRRLDVAGANLQRQGQLALWVPSHGQEAAQVGSARAARPQDHIFPSYREHIVGIIRGLDPVKILTLLRGTTLGGWDPAENGNFHLYTLVLASQTLHATGYAMGLGFDGASGTGDPETDAAVLVYYGDGATSQGDASEAMVFASSYEAPQVFFVQNNQWAISVPVSRQSRSPISLRGTGFGMPGIRIDGNDVLVSYAVTRTALEEARSGQGPSFIEAVTYRMGAHTTADDPTKYRTQDEVDYWTLRDPITRYRTWLEQRGASAAFFDGVDADAADLAADVRRRTLEVTAPTREVIFEHVYSEPHPLMREQYAWLDAFERSLDVGDA; translated from the coding sequence GTGGCCGCGCTTGATCGAGACTTCTCCGTGCCGACGCTCCAACTCCTGAACCACGAGGGCGAGCTGCGGCCGACGCCGGAGGCCGAGCAGTTCCTGCCGGTCGTCGAGGCGCTCGCCGACGGGGAACTCGAGCAGTTCTACCGCGACATGGTGATCTCCCGCCGCCTCGACGTCGCCGGCGCGAACCTGCAACGCCAGGGCCAGCTCGCGCTCTGGGTGCCGAGCCACGGCCAGGAGGCCGCCCAGGTCGGCTCGGCCCGTGCGGCGCGCCCCCAGGACCACATCTTCCCGTCGTACCGCGAGCACATCGTCGGCATCATCCGCGGGCTCGACCCGGTGAAGATCCTCACCCTGCTTCGCGGCACGACCCTCGGCGGCTGGGACCCGGCGGAGAACGGCAACTTCCACCTGTACACGCTGGTGCTCGCCTCGCAGACCCTCCACGCGACCGGTTACGCGATGGGGCTCGGGTTCGACGGCGCGAGCGGCACGGGCGACCCCGAGACCGATGCCGCGGTGCTCGTCTACTACGGCGACGGCGCCACATCGCAGGGCGACGCCAGCGAGGCGATGGTCTTCGCGTCGAGCTACGAAGCCCCGCAGGTCTTCTTCGTGCAGAACAACCAGTGGGCGATCTCGGTGCCGGTCTCGCGGCAGTCGCGCAGCCCGATCTCGCTCCGCGGCACCGGGTTCGGCATGCCGGGCATCCGCATCGACGGCAACGACGTGCTCGTGAGCTATGCGGTCACCCGTACCGCGCTCGAGGAGGCGCGGAGCGGGCAGGGCCCGAGCTTCATCGAGGCGGTGACGTACCGCATGGGCGCGCACACGACCGCCGACGACCCCACGAAGTACCGCACGCAGGACGAGGTCGACTACTGGACCCTCCGCGACCCGATCACCCGCTATCGCACCTGGCTCGAGCAGCGGGGCGCGTCGGCCGCCTTCTTCGACGGCGTCGACGCCGACGCGGCCGACCTTGCGGCCGACGTGAGGCGTCGCACACTCGAGGTCACGGCGCCCACGCGAGAGGTCATCTTCGAACACGTCTACTCCGAGCCGCACCCGCTGATGCGCGAGCAGTACGCCTGGCTCGACGCGTTCGAGCGCAGCCTCGACGTGGGCGACGCATGA